A window of Lacibacter sediminis contains these coding sequences:
- a CDS encoding T9SS C-terminal target domain-containing protein gives MKQLLWSFAAALTLGFTACIKVDIDDSTNNTGTTPVGTSLQDKFISAKTISGVINENVELPKGRYVLKGYVYINNRARLTLAAGSVIVSDTIQKGALIIEQNSRLIADGTSSEPIIFTSGKKPGERKPGDWGGIILLGNAPTNRTTTPIIEGGVNAVYGGSIANDNSGIIRYVRIEFAGIAADPNSEINGLTLGGVGNGTVIENVQVSYGNDDAYEFFGGNVNCKNLIAFATADDDFDFDFGYNGRIQFAVSLRDPKFVDGGDAGNGIECDNDGTGTVSSPRTRPQLSNFTFVGPNGADGTLANHNFTTRFRRSTQFSLTNSILIGYQKAGFQFESDSTAAAYIDGRSRFRHNLVNAVVEPYKVSSTSLINAATVQAKAEGVDSCKTYASANDVMLENPFNLTAPNFLPKAGSPALAGASFYGLTGFTTTTYIGAFGTTNWMAGWTSFTPQTNVY, from the coding sequence ATGAAACAGCTATTATGGTCTTTTGCTGCTGCTTTAACGTTAGGATTTACTGCCTGTATTAAAGTAGATATTGATGACTCAACGAACAACACCGGTACAACACCTGTTGGAACATCGTTACAGGACAAGTTTATTTCTGCTAAAACAATCTCAGGCGTCATTAACGAGAATGTGGAATTACCAAAAGGCAGATATGTTTTAAAGGGATATGTATATATCAACAACCGTGCACGTTTAACTCTTGCAGCAGGTTCAGTAATTGTTAGTGACACAATTCAGAAAGGTGCTTTGATCATTGAGCAAAACAGCCGTTTGATCGCCGATGGTACATCAAGTGAGCCAATCATCTTTACATCTGGTAAAAAACCGGGCGAACGTAAACCGGGTGATTGGGGTGGAATTATTTTGTTAGGTAATGCACCAACAAACCGTACAACAACACCAATTATTGAAGGCGGTGTGAATGCTGTATATGGTGGAAGTATTGCTAATGATAACAGTGGCATCATACGTTATGTGCGTATTGAGTTTGCAGGTATTGCAGCCGATCCTAACTCAGAGATCAACGGTTTAACACTTGGTGGTGTTGGTAACGGAACAGTGATCGAAAATGTTCAGGTATCTTATGGTAATGATGATGCGTATGAATTTTTTGGTGGAAATGTGAATTGCAAAAACCTGATCGCTTTTGCAACTGCAGATGATGATTTCGATTTTGATTTTGGGTATAACGGTCGTATTCAGTTTGCAGTTTCCTTACGTGATCCAAAATTTGTTGATGGTGGTGATGCCGGTAATGGTATTGAGTGCGATAACGATGGCACCGGTACAGTTTCTTCTCCACGCACACGCCCTCAGTTGAGCAACTTCACATTTGTTGGTCCAAATGGCGCTGATGGTACATTGGCTAATCACAATTTCACAACACGCTTCCGTCGTTCAACTCAATTCTCTTTAACCAACTCCATTCTTATTGGTTATCAAAAAGCAGGATTTCAATTTGAAAGCGATTCAACTGCTGCTGCTTATATTGATGGTCGTTCACGTTTCCGCCACAACCTGGTGAATGCTGTAGTTGAGCCTTACAAAGTAAGCAGTACTTCATTGATCAATGCAGCAACCGTACAGGCAAAAGCAGAAGGTGTTGACAGTTGTAAAACTTATGCAAGTGCAAACGATGTAATGTTAGAGAATCCATTTAACCTGACTGCTCCTAACTTTTTACCTAAAGCAGGTAGCCCGGCTTTAGCAGGTGCAAGCTTTTACGGTTTAACAGGTTTTACAACTACAACTTATATTGGTGCGTTTGGTACAACAAACTGGATGGCAGGCTGGACAAGCTTTACTCCTCAAACAAACGTATACTAA
- a CDS encoding sensor histidine kinase, translated as MLNSRQINPIQVAAINAFTISLLVGLANYFFIRSWWIALLSFVVLFIISYLLIRYFTERFIYRHIKLIYKFISQTKATKREEFYNKSLLPEKSLQEVSEEVEKWAEQKKAEIETLKQNEQYRKEFLQNLSHELKTPIFAVQGYVDTLLSGAMHKEDVAKKFLLNTSKNIDRLVNLVDDLDEISKLESGEQELYKENFVIQELVQEIFDSLSIKAADKNIKTAIKKGCELPITVYADKEKIRMVLINLVDNAIKYGKQNGNINFSAYKTHGNLVLIEISDDGFGIAEEHLTRIFERFYRTDLARSRKEGGSGLGLSICKHIVEAHGQTMHVRSRLDVGTTFGFTLHGRVEVEED; from the coding sequence ATGCTCAACTCCCGTCAGATAAACCCTATTCAGGTTGCTGCCATCAACGCATTCACCATTTCATTACTGGTTGGCCTGGCAAATTATTTTTTTATCCGCAGTTGGTGGATCGCCCTGTTAAGTTTTGTGGTGCTGTTCATCATCAGTTACCTGCTCATCCGGTATTTTACGGAGCGGTTTATTTACCGGCATATTAAACTCATCTACAAATTCATTTCACAAACGAAAGCTACAAAGCGGGAAGAATTTTACAATAAATCATTACTACCCGAAAAAAGTTTACAGGAAGTAAGTGAAGAAGTGGAGAAATGGGCCGAACAGAAGAAAGCAGAAATTGAAACACTCAAACAAAACGAGCAATACCGCAAAGAATTTTTACAGAACCTCAGCCACGAATTGAAGACACCCATCTTTGCAGTGCAGGGCTATGTTGATACGTTATTAAGCGGTGCCATGCATAAAGAAGATGTGGCAAAGAAATTTTTACTGAATACATCAAAGAATATTGACCGGTTGGTAAATCTGGTTGATGATCTTGATGAAATTTCGAAACTGGAAAGCGGTGAGCAGGAGTTGTACAAAGAAAACTTTGTAATACAGGAACTGGTGCAGGAGATCTTCGACAGCCTTTCTATTAAAGCAGCTGATAAGAATATTAAAACCGCTATTAAAAAAGGTTGCGAATTACCTATTACTGTTTATGCCGATAAAGAAAAGATACGCATGGTGCTCATCAACCTTGTTGACAATGCCATTAAGTATGGTAAACAAAACGGAAACATCAACTTCAGTGCTTACAAAACACATGGTAATCTTGTGTTGATTGAAATAAGTGATGATGGTTTTGGTATAGCAGAAGAACATCTCACCCGCATTTTCGAACGCTTTTACCGTACTGATCTTGCACGCAGCCGAAAAGAAGGTGGTAGCGGATTAGGACTTTCCATTTGCAAACATATTGTGGAAGCACACGGACAAACGATGCATGTACGCAGCCGATTAGATGTGGGTACTACATTTGGTTTTACACTCCATGGCCGGGTTGAAGTTGAAGAAGACTAA
- a CDS encoding carboxypeptidase regulatory-like domain-containing protein translates to MQRKNLRTLITLFSLLFIALSTSAQTIRLNGRVLNQKNEPIAGASISVSEISRSFAADIEGRFGISLEAGKKYTFTVSAVGYQTKAVDEVEVKTTEIDNTITILLNVAAKEGTEIVIRSTARRENTSGLLSFQRNNTSLSSGLSADFIRRTPDKNTGEVLKRVSGASIQDNKFVIVRGLSDRYNQALINGAQLPSSEPDKKAFSFDVIPSQLIDNIIINKTATPDLTGEFAGGLVQINTKDIPTKNSLTLGIGLGFNTQSAFKQFISNERGSTDYLGFDDRRNLPSSYPVKYGVFNTLSAEQRREIAADFRDDVWAEQNSVTGPIQSYNLTWANAVRTEKGGAFGSVIGLTYRNSKLLYNATKELFERDGGQAFFSYEDQQNKYSTSVGALANFAWTKKNHKIALKNLFNQLYEDNYYNRQGPNTENLQDIYLRSSVLNQRSLLSSQLEGTHTFWRDLKATWNINYSYNSKEQPDLRVLTYGRSLGTNDPYAVNLRGNNTNRFFSNLTDHAAGYNLSLAYTFNIGKQKQTVKAGGNALVRIRDFRAIILGYGEPGDANLNFLPYNRIFASENFLKGNGFEMTTSLQNPQDKYFGISALNAGYLMFDNKLGEKWRLVWGSRVESFQQFLKSQQQGTDKAVVINTEKIDFLPSFNLTYSPVNKTNIRIAGSRTVARPEFREIAPFTFFDFETIASTAGTPDLKRSSILNADVRYEWYPQAGEVVSAAAFYKQFTDPIELRLNSASVATRRQYQFQNAVNADLYGAEFEFRKNLSFFSKSSEWLKRLFITGNASFIFSEVLLANTDASGNPLPASSRPLQGQSPYLVNAGLQYDSEGGFGASILYNKIGQRLALVGNNDFGDIYERPRDLFDIQVSQKVIKRKGEVRLTISDLLNQPIQTYENRNSSKSYQPGTDKTFSSYTPGTTFTVAFTYDFDLKRK, encoded by the coding sequence ATGCAAAGGAAAAACTTAAGGACATTAATTACCCTCTTTTCACTCTTATTCATCGCCCTCTCTACATCTGCACAAACCATCCGCTTAAATGGCCGTGTGCTTAACCAAAAGAATGAACCTATAGCCGGAGCGTCGATTTCAGTTTCTGAGATCAGCCGCTCTTTTGCAGCTGATATTGAGGGTCGGTTTGGGATCAGTTTAGAAGCCGGTAAAAAATATACATTCACAGTGAGTGCAGTTGGTTATCAAACCAAGGCTGTAGATGAAGTGGAAGTAAAGACAACAGAGATCGATAATACCATCACGATCCTGTTGAATGTGGCTGCAAAAGAAGGAACAGAAATTGTGATCCGCAGCACAGCCCGCAGAGAAAACACTTCAGGCTTATTAAGCTTTCAACGTAACAACACATCTTTATCAAGTGGTTTGTCTGCAGATTTTATCCGCCGTACACCCGATAAAAATACAGGTGAAGTATTGAAGCGTGTAAGTGGTGCTTCTATCCAGGATAATAAGTTTGTGATCGTTCGTGGTTTGAGCGACCGTTACAACCAGGCACTCATCAACGGCGCACAGTTGCCATCATCTGAACCGGATAAGAAAGCATTCTCGTTTGATGTGATCCCTTCTCAATTAATTGACAATATCATTATCAATAAAACTGCAACGCCTGATCTTACTGGAGAGTTTGCCGGTGGTTTGGTGCAGATCAATACAAAAGATATTCCTACAAAAAATTCTTTAACACTTGGCATTGGTCTTGGTTTTAATACACAATCAGCATTTAAACAATTCATCAGCAACGAACGTGGTTCTACAGATTACTTAGGTTTTGATGACAGAAGAAATCTTCCTTCATCTTACCCGGTGAAGTATGGTGTATTTAATACATTGTCTGCTGAACAACGGAGAGAGATCGCTGCTGATTTCCGTGATGATGTGTGGGCTGAACAAAATTCTGTTACAGGTCCTATACAATCTTATAATCTTACTTGGGCAAATGCAGTTCGTACCGAAAAAGGCGGAGCATTTGGCTCTGTGATTGGTCTAACTTACCGCAATTCAAAATTGTTGTATAACGCAACAAAAGAATTGTTTGAAAGAGATGGCGGCCAGGCGTTTTTCTCTTATGAAGATCAGCAAAACAAATACAGCACAAGTGTTGGTGCGCTTGCAAACTTTGCATGGACAAAGAAGAACCATAAGATAGCATTGAAGAATCTCTTCAACCAGCTTTACGAAGATAATTACTACAATCGCCAGGGACCAAACACAGAAAATCTGCAGGATATTTACCTCCGTTCATCTGTATTGAACCAAAGAAGTTTACTGTCGTCACAATTAGAAGGTACGCATACATTCTGGCGTGATCTGAAAGCTACCTGGAACATCAACTATTCATACAACAGCAAAGAACAACCTGATCTTCGTGTACTGACTTATGGTCGCAGCCTTGGTACAAATGATCCTTACGCTGTTAACCTGCGTGGAAACAATACCAACCGTTTCTTCAGCAATCTTACTGATCATGCAGCAGGATATAATTTATCACTTGCGTATACATTCAATATCGGCAAGCAAAAGCAAACCGTTAAAGCAGGTGGTAATGCATTGGTGCGTATCCGTGATTTTAGAGCCATCATTCTTGGTTACGGAGAACCGGGTGATGCAAATCTTAACTTCCTTCCTTACAACCGGATTTTTGCAAGTGAAAACTTTCTGAAAGGAAATGGTTTTGAAATGACTACTTCATTGCAGAATCCACAGGATAAATATTTTGGTATTTCTGCGTTGAATGCAGGGTACTTGATGTTTGATAATAAACTGGGTGAAAAATGGCGTTTGGTATGGGGTTCACGTGTAGAAAGTTTTCAACAGTTTTTAAAATCGCAACAGCAGGGAACCGACAAAGCAGTTGTTATTAACACAGAAAAAATAGATTTCCTTCCATCTTTCAACTTAACCTATAGCCCTGTAAACAAAACAAATATTCGTATTGCGGGTTCACGCACTGTAGCAAGACCTGAGTTCCGTGAAATTGCTCCGTTTACGTTCTTCGATTTTGAAACCATTGCATCAACAGCAGGTACGCCTGATCTGAAACGCAGCAGTATTTTAAATGCCGATGTTCGTTACGAATGGTATCCACAAGCTGGTGAAGTTGTTTCAGCAGCAGCTTTCTACAAACAGTTTACTGACCCGATTGAATTGCGTTTGAACAGTGCGAGTGTGGCAACACGCCGCCAATACCAATTCCAGAATGCAGTAAATGCAGATCTATATGGTGCCGAATTTGAATTCAGAAAAAATCTTTCTTTCTTCTCTAAATCTTCTGAGTGGTTAAAACGCTTATTTATAACAGGTAACGCTTCTTTTATTTTTTCTGAAGTGTTATTGGCTAACACAGATGCTTCAGGTAATCCATTGCCTGCTTCAAGCCGTCCATTGCAAGGTCAATCACCTTATCTCGTGAATGCAGGTTTGCAGTACGATTCAGAAGGAGGATTTGGTGCATCAATTTTATACAATAAGATAGGACAGCGTTTAGCATTGGTTGGTAATAATGATTTTGGTGATATCTATGAACGCCCACGTGACTTATTCGATATCCAGGTATCTCAAAAAGTGATCAAACGTAAAGGTGAGGTTCGTTTAACCATCAGTGATTTACTGAATCAACCCATACAAACCTATGAGAACAGGAACAGTTCAAAAAGCTATCAGCCAGGTACGGATAAAACATTCAGTTCTTACACACCAGGTACTACGTTCACTGTTGCCTTTACTTACGATTTTGATTTAAAAAGAAAATAA
- a CDS encoding response regulator yields the protein MEPKGKKILIADDEPDILEILEYNLTVEGYTVVKAKDGDEALHTAKQQQPDLIILDVMMPRKSGMEVCQILRSQPDFADTRIIMLTALNDEANHIKGLEMGADDYVSKPISPKVLISRVNALFRRTFKGDETIIKVGDLQIDKEQFLVKYNGQDIILAKKEFELLALLASKPGRVFLRHEILNQVWGADVIVGDRTIDVHIRKIRQKLNIDCITTVKGVGYKFELGTT from the coding sequence ATGGAGCCCAAAGGAAAAAAAATTCTTATTGCCGACGACGAGCCGGATATTCTCGAAATTTTAGAATACAATCTAACAGTTGAAGGATACACGGTTGTGAAGGCAAAAGATGGCGACGAAGCCCTGCATACCGCCAAACAACAGCAGCCCGATCTTATTATTCTCGATGTAATGATGCCACGCAAATCCGGTATGGAGGTTTGCCAGATCTTACGATCTCAACCTGACTTTGCAGATACACGCATTATTATGCTCACTGCATTGAATGATGAAGCCAATCATATCAAAGGACTCGAAATGGGTGCCGATGATTATGTGAGCAAACCCATCAGCCCAAAAGTTCTCATCAGCCGGGTGAACGCACTCTTCCGTCGCACATTCAAAGGTGATGAGACCATTATTAAAGTGGGCGATCTGCAAATCGATAAAGAACAGTTCCTGGTTAAATACAACGGGCAGGATATTATCCTTGCCAAAAAGGAATTTGAATTGCTGGCGTTGCTTGCTTCAAAACCCGGCCGTGTGTTTCTTCGTCATGAAATATTGAACCAGGTGTGGGGCGCCGATGTAATTGTGGGCGACCGTACCATTGATGTACACATCCGCAAGATCAGACAAAAACTAAACATCGATTGTATTACCACCGTGAAAGGTGTTGGTTATAAGTTTGAACTTGGCACAACATAA
- a CDS encoding inorganic phosphate transporter, with translation MTLLVIIIALALIFDYINGFHDAANSIATIVSTKVLTPFQAVVWAAFFNFIAFFIFTDHAVANTIAKTVHKEFITMPLVLSGLVAAIFWNLLTWWYGIPSSSSHTLIGGFAGAAIAHAGFESIDPTSIYKTLIFIILAPIIGMLISVFITIVTIQRNFWLKIAIIVGLVAGSVLFIPFKKDFERWALLILGVIFVSTYLYNHWRGETAYRTANMYKKLQLVSSAIFSIGHGGNDAQKVMGIIMAALIAYDPNQFHLGEMPNWIPIACYSAIALGTMSGGWKIIKTMGTKITKVSPLEGVVAETAGAITLFTAANLGAPVSTTHTITGSIVGVGATRRLSAVRWGVTINLLWAWILTIPVSALVAALVYALFHFFIPGFN, from the coding sequence ATGACTCTACTCGTAATCATCATAGCACTTGCACTCATCTTTGATTATATCAATGGGTTTCATGATGCAGCCAATTCCATTGCCACGATTGTTTCTACCAAAGTATTAACTCCTTTCCAGGCAGTTGTATGGGCAGCTTTCTTCAACTTTATTGCCTTCTTTATTTTTACTGATCATGCTGTGGCAAATACCATTGCAAAAACGGTGCATAAAGAATTCATCACCATGCCGCTTGTTCTTTCAGGATTGGTAGCAGCTATTTTCTGGAACCTGCTTACCTGGTGGTATGGTATTCCTTCTTCATCATCACACACATTGATCGGTGGTTTTGCAGGAGCAGCTATTGCACATGCCGGTTTTGAAAGTATTGACCCTACGAGTATTTACAAAACACTCATCTTTATTATTCTTGCTCCGATCATCGGAATGCTTATTTCCGTTTTCATTACCATCGTAACCATTCAGCGGAATTTCTGGCTTAAGATCGCCATTATTGTTGGATTGGTTGCCGGAAGCGTTCTCTTCATTCCATTCAAAAAAGACTTTGAGCGTTGGGCCTTGCTTATACTTGGTGTTATTTTCGTGAGCACATATCTCTATAATCACTGGCGTGGCGAAACAGCTTACCGTACGGCCAACATGTACAAAAAACTGCAGCTTGTTTCTTCTGCCATTTTCAGTATTGGTCATGGTGGTAACGATGCGCAAAAAGTAATGGGTATTATCATGGCAGCTTTAATTGCCTACGACCCTAACCAGTTCCATTTAGGTGAAATGCCTAACTGGATCCCGATCGCCTGTTACTCAGCTATTGCATTGGGTACCATGAGTGGTGGTTGGAAGATCATTAAAACCATGGGCACTAAGATCACCAAAGTCTCTCCATTAGAAGGTGTGGTTGCCGAAACAGCAGGTGCGATTACGTTGTTTACCGCAGCTAACTTAGGTGCACCGGTAAGTACAACACATACCATCACTGGTTCAATTGTGGGCGTAGGTGCAACAAGACGTTTAAGTGCGGTACGTTGGGGAGTAACCATCAACCTGTTGTGGGCCTGGATACTCACCATACCTGTGAGTGCGTTGGTGGCGGCATTGGTATATGCACTGTTCCACTTTTTCATTCCCGGCTTTAATTAA
- a CDS encoding DUF47 domain-containing protein: MSVISSFMKFFLPKDRVFYQLFEEVSVTSLEMAVLLKKMVNEREFDIRADILRQIEDLEHKNDDLTHKIFTELSRNFITPFDREDIHYLATAMDDVADYIFASAKKINFYRVDPQHESFSKMAELIVQGCENIKIAVTELKDMKNMRQITDALVRVNSIENQADDVFDYSIERLFATENDAKEVIKKREIYQVMEIATDKCEDAANVIESIIVKYA, encoded by the coding sequence ATGTCAGTTATCAGTTCATTCATGAAGTTCTTCTTACCCAAGGACCGTGTTTTTTACCAGTTGTTTGAAGAAGTATCTGTAACCTCATTGGAAATGGCCGTGCTCTTAAAGAAAATGGTAAATGAGCGTGAGTTTGATATAAGGGCCGATATTCTCCGTCAGATCGAAGATCTGGAACATAAAAACGACGATCTTACCCATAAGATCTTTACTGAACTGAGCCGCAACTTTATTACTCCCTTCGATCGTGAAGATATTCACTACCTCGCCACTGCAATGGACGATGTGGCCGATTATATTTTTGCTTCAGCAAAAAAGATCAACTTCTACCGTGTAGATCCTCAGCATGAGAGTTTCAGCAAAATGGCTGAACTGATCGTACAAGGCTGCGAAAACATTAAAATAGCTGTAACTGAATTAAAAGACATGAAGAACATGCGCCAGATCACTGATGCTTTGGTGCGTGTGAACAGTATCGAAAACCAGGCCGATGATGTATTTGATTACAGCATTGAACGCCTGTTTGCAACAGAGAACGATGCGAAAGAAGTGATCAAGAAAAGAGAGATCTACCAGGTGATGGAAATTGCAACTGATAAGTGCGAAGATGCCGCCAATGTGATTGAATCCATCATTGTTAAATATGCATAA
- a CDS encoding porin, with the protein MAQKNQTDTVVPTPKKKWYETINLRGYMQVRYNRLLETNEDLKCEQCDRSWGKGGGFAIRRGRIILSGDITKNIYFYIQPDFGSSVGSTQNIFQVRDAYLDIGFDKKNEFRLRVGQSKVPYGFENMQSSQNRLPLDRNDGLNSAVSNERDLGAFFYWAPAKVREQYPVFINDNRKGSGDYGVFAFGVYNGQTANRPEQNKKVHVVSRLSYPFKINKQIIEPGIQAYAGEYVLPAEFRTSGVKAANDFAFRDERAAVSLHLYPNPVGILTEYNVGRGPQYNPLTDSIEVKNLKGGYATVYARFQSKKKKEMFFFPYTRVQHYEGGKKHELDARSYNVKEIEMGLEWQVNKNFELTTAYTISSRRFEDSKLRDNFQKGRLLRIQVQLNF; encoded by the coding sequence ATGGCCCAAAAAAATCAGACAGACACAGTTGTACCTACTCCTAAAAAGAAGTGGTACGAAACCATTAACCTTCGTGGTTACATGCAGGTACGTTACAACAGGCTACTGGAAACAAATGAAGACCTCAAATGTGAACAATGCGACAGATCCTGGGGTAAAGGCGGAGGTTTCGCTATCAGAAGGGGCCGCATAATTCTTAGCGGCGATATCACCAAGAACATTTATTTCTACATTCAGCCTGACTTTGGCAGTTCTGTTGGCAGCACACAAAACATTTTCCAGGTGCGTGATGCGTATTTGGATATTGGATTCGATAAAAAAAATGAATTCAGGTTACGTGTCGGCCAAAGTAAAGTGCCTTACGGTTTTGAAAACATGCAATCGAGCCAAAACCGTTTGCCGCTTGACCGAAACGATGGTTTAAACAGTGCTGTGTCAAACGAACGTGACCTTGGTGCATTCTTTTACTGGGCTCCTGCGAAAGTAAGAGAACAATACCCGGTTTTTATCAATGATAACCGAAAAGGCTCAGGCGACTATGGTGTATTTGCATTTGGTGTTTATAACGGACAAACTGCTAATCGTCCTGAACAAAACAAAAAAGTGCATGTGGTTTCGAGACTTAGTTACCCTTTCAAGATAAATAAACAGATCATTGAGCCTGGCATACAGGCTTATGCTGGTGAATATGTATTGCCGGCAGAATTCAGAACTTCAGGGGTAAAGGCAGCAAATGATTTTGCTTTTCGTGATGAGCGTGCAGCTGTAAGCTTACATTTATACCCGAATCCTGTAGGTATCTTAACTGAGTATAACGTAGGACGTGGACCGCAATACAATCCACTAACTGATTCTATTGAAGTGAAAAACCTGAAAGGTGGATATGCTACCGTTTATGCCAGGTTTCAATCGAAAAAGAAAAAGGAAATGTTCTTTTTCCCATACACCAGAGTACAGCATTACGAAGGTGGAAAGAAACACGAACTGGACGCACGGAGTTACAATGTGAAAGAAATTGAAATGGGACTTGAGTGGCAAGTGAATAAAAATTTTGAACTTACAACGGCTTATACTATTTCAAGCAGAAGATTCGAAGATTCGAAACTGCGTGATAATTTTCAAAAAGGTCGTTTGTTACGCATACAGGTACAATTAAATTTTTAA
- a CDS encoding DUF5690 family protein yields MSQQLNTPSTFSAKQIAAAVYLAVVVFFTYASIFAFRKPFTVATFDGLKFWNVSYQTLLIISQVIGYMLSKFYGIKFISELKRQGRWKTSLLMVGVAWLSLLLFAVIPAPFGMLCFLINGFTLGFMWGVVFSYVEGRRATDFIGVVLAVSFIFAGGFSRSVGKWLLLDWNVSEYWMPFATATLFAVPLIIFYVLLEKAAFPDADDVAERTVRQPMNQPERKKFLQKFSAGVIAFVIIYLLLTIMRDLRDNYMGNMWTELGYGGNASVFAKTETITSLAVLGLIGMLVFVRKNMRAFRIIHVLLIVGFLLTGIASFLFRQSLLDGALWMQLTGLGLYISYVLFNSVFFERLLASFSIAGNVGFLIYTADAWGYLGSISVMLTKELLKLQLNWVSFYSQLVIVFAAVGVLASLFSLIYFNRKYKS; encoded by the coding sequence TTGAGTCAACAACTAAATACCCCTTCAACGTTTTCAGCTAAGCAAATTGCAGCAGCAGTTTACTTAGCTGTTGTTGTTTTTTTTACCTACGCTTCCATCTTTGCTTTCCGTAAGCCATTTACCGTTGCCACATTTGATGGCTTGAAATTCTGGAATGTATCTTATCAAACCTTGCTCATCATCAGCCAGGTAATTGGTTACATGCTCAGTAAATTTTATGGGATCAAATTCATATCTGAATTAAAGCGACAAGGCCGTTGGAAAACGAGTTTGCTCATGGTGGGTGTGGCATGGTTAAGCTTGTTGCTGTTTGCAGTAATTCCTGCGCCATTTGGAATGCTTTGTTTTCTGATCAATGGTTTTACACTTGGTTTTATGTGGGGTGTGGTGTTCAGTTATGTGGAAGGAAGAAGGGCAACTGATTTTATTGGCGTAGTGCTCGCCGTTAGTTTCATTTTTGCAGGTGGGTTCAGCAGGAGTGTAGGCAAATGGCTATTGCTCGATTGGAATGTTAGTGAATACTGGATGCCGTTTGCAACGGCTACTTTGTTTGCCGTTCCATTGATTATTTTTTATGTCTTGTTAGAGAAAGCAGCTTTCCCCGATGCTGATGATGTAGCTGAACGAACTGTTCGTCAACCAATGAATCAACCGGAACGTAAAAAGTTTTTGCAAAAGTTCAGCGCAGGTGTTATTGCATTTGTGATCATCTATTTATTACTCACCATTATGCGTGATCTGCGTGATAATTACATGGGCAATATGTGGACGGAGCTTGGCTATGGCGGCAATGCTTCGGTGTTTGCAAAAACTGAAACCATTACTTCGTTGGCGGTACTTGGGTTGATTGGAATGCTGGTGTTTGTTCGTAAGAATATGCGTGCTTTCAGGATCATTCATGTGTTGTTGATCGTTGGATTTTTATTGACGGGCATTGCTTCTTTCTTATTCAGGCAATCATTACTTGATGGAGCTTTGTGGATGCAGCTCACCGGTTTAGGTCTTTATATTTCTTATGTGTTATTTAATAGTGTATTCTTTGAACGATTACTTGCATCATTCAGCATTGCCGGTAATGTCGGGTTCTTAATTTATACGGCTGACGCATGGGGTTATCTCGGCAGCATTTCAGTGATGCTCACAAAAGAATTACTCAAACTTCAATTGAACTGGGTTTCGTTTTATTCGCAGTTGGTGATTGTATTTGCAGCGGTGGGCGTGCTGGCCAGTTTATTTTCACTCATCTACTTCAACCGCAAATACAAATCGTAG